The following are from one region of the Streptomyces rubrogriseus genome:
- the casA gene encoding type I-E CRISPR-associated protein Cse1/CasA translates to MSALPPPTTSFSAADHPWIDVRTGGQYDQVGLRSLFLDAHRIDDLALPQPPAASALLRIAAAITARITGLDDPELTASQWNALRRSRLTEGRFDPDAVHTYFDQHGWDVFDPVRPWLQTPSLRTECDHSTGINAFVPGRPAGRNFAWFSPHGHHTAEPVPTAEALQILLIHHYYGRSGTGTTRTPLDGVTSRQQTSGPLRSSVSFHPLGRTLHETLLAGVPAFTGDDQPPGADTCPWEESTPPGPQTTLHGPVTWPGRQLTGLSRHAILLVPGDDGTTVTDAYLTWATQEDKPITTDPYLAYRITPETKKVDQRRIIHRAAASRAWWRDLETLLLAPDEHGTQLRPAIFDTLNDLPEPLRRSLRIRVHGFDQDGQAVDLQWYTAITPPLLNWTQEHDPAKAQRIAECCREAEQAARRLQTVAKKAWDTAMRSRSRRRTAPPPWVNKSLTRYWPKAETVFWRLLEEPDTPAPTAFAAAATAALRETTEAARTRQTSAARAVAHAVQELYRRSATPRKAA, encoded by the coding sequence TTGTCTGCGTTACCCCCGCCCACCACCTCGTTCAGCGCGGCCGACCACCCCTGGATCGACGTCCGCACCGGCGGCCAGTACGACCAAGTGGGCCTGCGATCCCTGTTCCTGGACGCCCACCGCATCGACGACCTCGCCCTGCCCCAACCACCGGCCGCGTCAGCACTCCTGCGGATCGCGGCCGCCATCACGGCCCGCATCACCGGCCTCGACGACCCCGAACTCACCGCCTCCCAGTGGAATGCGCTGCGCCGCAGCCGCCTGACCGAGGGCCGCTTCGACCCGGACGCCGTCCACACCTACTTCGACCAGCACGGCTGGGACGTCTTCGATCCCGTGAGGCCCTGGCTGCAGACCCCCTCACTGCGCACCGAGTGTGACCACAGCACCGGCATCAACGCCTTCGTGCCAGGGCGGCCCGCCGGCCGCAACTTTGCCTGGTTCAGCCCGCACGGCCACCACACCGCCGAGCCCGTTCCCACCGCCGAAGCCCTGCAGATCCTGCTCATCCACCACTACTACGGGCGTTCCGGCACCGGCACAACCCGCACCCCCCTGGACGGTGTCACCAGCCGGCAGCAGACCAGCGGCCCCTTGCGGTCCAGCGTGTCCTTCCACCCGCTGGGCCGCACCCTGCATGAGACGCTCCTGGCCGGTGTGCCCGCCTTCACCGGCGACGACCAGCCGCCAGGCGCGGACACCTGCCCCTGGGAAGAATCCACGCCACCCGGCCCGCAGACCACGTTGCACGGTCCGGTGACCTGGCCCGGCCGGCAACTGACGGGACTGAGCCGGCACGCGATCCTCCTCGTGCCCGGCGACGACGGCACCACCGTCACCGACGCCTACCTCACCTGGGCCACCCAGGAAGACAAGCCGATCACCACCGACCCCTACCTCGCCTACCGCATCACCCCCGAAACCAAGAAGGTCGACCAGCGCCGCATCATCCACCGCGCCGCCGCGTCCCGCGCATGGTGGCGTGACCTGGAAACCCTGCTCCTGGCCCCGGACGAACACGGCACACAGCTCCGGCCGGCCATCTTCGACACTCTCAACGACCTCCCCGAACCCCTGCGACGCAGCCTGCGGATCCGCGTCCACGGATTCGACCAGGACGGCCAGGCCGTAGACCTCCAGTGGTACACCGCCATCACGCCGCCCCTGCTGAACTGGACACAGGAACACGACCCGGCCAAGGCCCAGCGCATCGCCGAGTGCTGCCGGGAAGCCGAACAGGCCGCACGGCGACTGCAGACCGTCGCCAAAAAGGCATGGGACACCGCCATGCGCAGCCGCAGCCGCCGCCGCACCGCACCGCCCCCCTGGGTGAACAAGTCACTGACCCGCTACTGGCCGAAGGCCGAGACGGTGTTCTGGCGACTGCTGGAAGAACCCGACACACCAGCCCCCACGGCGTTCGCGGCCGCGGCCACCGCCGCCCTGCGCGAGACCACCGAAGCCGCCCGGACCCGCCAGACCTCCGCGGCCCGCGCCGTCGCCCACGCCGTCCAAGAGCTCTACCGCCGGTCCGCCACACCCCGGAAAGCCGCCTGA
- the casB gene encoding type I-E CRISPR-associated protein Cse2/CasB, which translates to MSTAAEHRASCDAFVAHIHLLCAEPGVRVRLSRGRGRPVEECAPMDRYLARRTAHRQGRRAYYTVASLIAMAGPQSHTPGVRPDHDAGLLNPEDGPDGLLVAPVEPAPPPKPDPAAWYARPNLGATLATAVRRAGHQAERTESLLHVLTRLSDDQLHRRLPAPVTRLLQDGITPDWAVLLNDLVQRPYRRDKVGLRWRDAFYLATPEPRRI; encoded by the coding sequence ATGTCCACCGCAGCCGAACACCGCGCCTCCTGCGACGCGTTCGTCGCCCACATCCACCTCCTGTGCGCCGAACCCGGCGTCCGGGTCCGCCTCAGCCGGGGGAGAGGCCGACCCGTAGAGGAATGCGCCCCCATGGACCGCTACCTGGCCCGGCGCACCGCGCACCGCCAAGGACGCCGCGCCTACTACACCGTCGCGAGCCTCATCGCGATGGCCGGACCCCAGTCCCACACCCCGGGCGTCCGCCCCGACCACGACGCCGGCCTCCTCAACCCCGAGGACGGCCCGGACGGGCTGCTCGTCGCCCCCGTCGAACCCGCCCCACCACCAAAGCCGGACCCGGCCGCCTGGTACGCCCGGCCGAACCTCGGTGCCACCCTCGCCACCGCCGTACGCCGAGCGGGCCACCAGGCTGAGCGCACCGAGAGCCTTCTCCACGTCCTGACCCGCCTCAGCGACGACCAACTCCACCGCCGGCTGCCCGCACCCGTCACACGGCTGCTGCAGGACGGCATCACCCCCGACTGGGCAGTCCTCCTGAACGACCTGGTGCAGCGCCCCTACCGCCGTGACAAGGTCGGACTGCGCTGGCGCGACGCCTTCTACCTCGCCACTCCCGAACCCCGGCGCATCTGA
- the cas7e gene encoding type I-E CRISPR-associated protein Cas7/Cse4/CasC: MHTPARFLDLHILQPVTAANLNRDSDGDPKTILFGNTTRAFVSPQAWKRPIRLNVEQDLGEHAARTRMVPPLVARKLQEAQWPEDLAAFAAAQIVHSAKDKGLQHNDQEGYRTQAMLYLPKDVIDDLVALCEKHRTDLEEALAAHRPKKQIAPVLPAKDLAAHLTRRTASINLFGRMLAEIPAGHVEAAVQMAPAFSVHQSDPQPDFFTAVEDLPQDGDSGSAHLQTAFLTTSLFYRFATINITDLHRNLGPSATAGTVKDLVELFVQHFILSMPSGKKTATAPHTVPDLVHYAVRDRRSVSYGAAFEQPVTAPAHGGYTAPARQALADYAATMSRLLGTRHLVAHGHTGTQAKPVKDLGSRHTSFDALAAACAAAATADLTPTGRP; encoded by the coding sequence ATGCACACCCCCGCACGCTTCCTCGACCTGCACATCCTGCAGCCCGTGACCGCGGCGAACCTGAACCGCGACTCCGACGGCGACCCCAAGACCATCCTCTTCGGGAACACGACCCGGGCCTTCGTCTCCCCTCAGGCGTGGAAGCGGCCCATCCGCCTCAACGTCGAGCAGGACCTGGGCGAGCACGCCGCCCGCACCCGCATGGTGCCGCCCCTCGTCGCCCGGAAACTGCAGGAAGCCCAGTGGCCCGAGGACCTCGCCGCGTTCGCGGCGGCCCAGATCGTCCACTCGGCCAAGGACAAGGGCCTGCAGCACAACGACCAGGAGGGCTACCGCACCCAGGCCATGCTCTACCTCCCCAAGGACGTCATCGACGACCTCGTCGCCCTGTGCGAAAAGCACCGCACCGACCTGGAAGAAGCACTCGCCGCCCACAGGCCCAAGAAGCAGATCGCACCGGTCCTGCCCGCCAAAGACCTCGCCGCGCACCTGACCCGCCGCACCGCGAGCATCAACCTGTTCGGACGGATGCTCGCCGAAATCCCCGCCGGCCACGTCGAAGCAGCCGTGCAGATGGCCCCCGCCTTCTCCGTGCACCAAAGCGACCCGCAGCCCGACTTCTTCACCGCAGTGGAAGACCTCCCCCAGGACGGGGACTCCGGCAGCGCCCACCTCCAGACCGCGTTCCTGACCACCAGCCTTTTCTACCGTTTCGCCACCATCAACATCACCGACCTCCACCGCAATCTCGGCCCCAGCGCCACCGCCGGCACGGTCAAGGATCTCGTCGAACTCTTCGTCCAGCACTTCATCCTCAGCATGCCCAGCGGCAAGAAGACCGCCACCGCACCGCACACCGTGCCCGACCTCGTCCACTACGCTGTCCGCGACCGCCGCTCCGTCTCCTACGGCGCCGCCTTCGAACAGCCCGTCACCGCCCCCGCCCACGGCGGCTACACCGCCCCCGCCCGCCAGGCGCTCGCCGACTACGCCGCCACCATGAGCCGCCTGCTCGGCACCCGCCACCTCGTCGCCCACGGACACACCGGCACCCAGGCCAAGCCCGTCAAGGACCTTGGCTCCCGCCACACGTCCTTCGACGCCCTCGCCGCCGCCTGCGCCGCCGCCGCGACCGCCGATCTCACCCCCACGGGCCGGCCGTGA
- the cas5e gene encoding type I-E CRISPR-associated protein Cas5/CasD — MTGLVLRLAGLLQSSGERGVFHYRDTCAFPTRSSLIGMFAAAQGRPREHALDPYPHLKTPGDTTAPSHRDLTLSLRIDQPGTRYRDFHTVGGGRPREQGLHTGEGARRKVAAATLVSHRDYLTDAVFTVAVTGPALLIGHIAETLERPRFGLFLGRRACLPDEPLVLNPDSPDPVEELLTRVPLTRSRPPGPADTHLPTTFVWEHPPPGTDPATPPDRESTSEPVNLTRHARRHLPRPLWMTTEALPAHLYTGPRPLDALTTYMHGAPA, encoded by the coding sequence GTGACCGGCCTCGTCCTGCGCCTGGCAGGCCTGCTGCAGTCCTCCGGCGAACGCGGGGTCTTCCACTACCGCGACACCTGCGCCTTCCCCACCCGCTCCTCACTCATCGGCATGTTCGCCGCCGCGCAGGGCCGCCCCCGCGAACACGCCCTCGACCCCTACCCCCACCTGAAGACACCCGGTGACACCACCGCCCCGAGCCACCGCGACCTGACCCTCAGCCTCCGCATCGACCAGCCCGGCACCCGCTACCGCGACTTTCACACCGTCGGCGGCGGCCGCCCCCGCGAGCAGGGCCTTCACACCGGCGAAGGCGCCCGGCGAAAGGTGGCCGCCGCCACCCTCGTCTCCCACCGCGACTACCTCACCGACGCCGTCTTCACCGTCGCCGTCACCGGGCCCGCCCTCCTCATCGGCCACATCGCCGAAACCCTGGAGCGGCCCCGCTTCGGACTGTTCCTCGGCCGCCGAGCCTGCCTGCCCGACGAACCCCTCGTCCTCAACCCAGACAGCCCCGACCCCGTCGAGGAACTGCTCACCCGCGTCCCGCTGACCCGCAGCCGCCCGCCCGGCCCCGCCGACACCCACCTGCCCACCACCTTCGTCTGGGAACACCCGCCCCCCGGCACCGACCCCGCCACACCGCCCGACCGGGAAAGCACCAGCGAACCCGTCAACCTCACCCGCCATGCCCGGCGCCACCTGCCGCGCCCCTTGTGGATGACCACCGAAGCTCTGCCCGCTCACCTCTACACAGGCCCCAGGCCCCTCGACGCCCTCACCACGTATATGCACGGAGCACCCGCGTGA
- a CDS encoding type I-E CRISPR-associated protein Cas6/Cse3/CasE, translating to MTSLSRLILDPGHPAVRADLADVDSLHKTLMRLVSDHAGPTPRARAGLLFRTEPGPDPVLLVQTANPPDLTALPAHYGTGRTLDLTPLLNSLTPGRTVRYRITAAPTVARSAGNPTPTPSPESAAARSPTSPATTPSPGGSAAPPPQDSNPSPSPPSHAPFPAPA from the coding sequence GTGACCAGCCTCTCCCGCCTCATCCTCGACCCCGGCCATCCAGCGGTCAGAGCAGACCTTGCCGACGTCGACAGCCTCCACAAGACCCTGATGCGTCTGGTCTCCGACCACGCCGGTCCCACCCCCCGGGCCAGGGCCGGCCTCCTGTTCCGCACCGAACCCGGACCCGATCCCGTCCTCCTCGTCCAGACTGCCAACCCGCCCGACCTCACCGCCCTGCCCGCCCACTACGGCACCGGCCGCACCCTCGACCTCACCCCTCTGCTGAACTCCCTCACCCCCGGCCGCACGGTGCGCTACCGCATCACCGCCGCCCCCACCGTCGCCCGCTCCGCAGGCAACCCCACCCCCACCCCGTCACCGGAAAGCGCCGCGGCAAGATCACCCACCTCACCGGCGACGACGCCCTCGCCTGGTGGCAGCGCCGCGCCACCGCCGCAGGACTCGAACCCGTCACCATCACCTCCCTCCCACGCCCCTTTCCCCGCACCCGCGTGA
- a CDS encoding type I-E CRISPR-associated protein Cas6/Cse3/CasE, with the protein MTHLTGDDALAWWQRRATAAGLEPVTITSLPRPFPRTRVTRSAPYFTLTQFDGLARITDTTPLTDALKNGIGRAKSYGAGLLSLAPA; encoded by the coding sequence ATCACCCACCTCACCGGCGACGACGCCCTCGCCTGGTGGCAGCGCCGCGCCACCGCCGCAGGACTCGAACCCGTCACCATCACCTCCCTCCCACGCCCCTTTCCCCGCACCCGCGTGACGCGCTCGGCCCCCTACTTCACGCTCACCCAGTTCGACGGCCTCGCCCGCATCACCGACACCACCCCCCTCACCGACGCACTGAAGAACGGCATCGGCCGGGCCAAAAGCTACGGAGCCGGCCTCCTCTCCCTCGCCCCCGCCTGA
- a CDS encoding Mu transposase C-terminal domain-containing protein has protein sequence MPHPPDHQALRAAAIHRLYTLEQSERLTRARIAGVADAFGVDPRTVDRWLANARANNGTYQPPSRTSFVLTPHMLDAVTRWRGNATAAWKELQAEGHPVPSLATFHRATNKALTPGMRAGLRAGERARRRFDVAGERERHHRNYAWETDHVEASVKVRVEGHIRKPWITFFVDCATSAICGLAISPQRPSREGVLVAIRDAILIDEHQGPFGGIPTYLRVDGGKEFLCATVTEALGVLGTEIIALPPFTPEGKGNVEAVNGAIKKTLFAGMPGYTHAPTLRGGKPVDPDQPLLHFEVFVDHVLTWVHRWNHENTLKSLDGRTPRQAWDADPALIDTVRAEDLHTYTLERHGKPLTINNSGVRWRKRNYIADWMHGRVGEKVDLRYLPHHDHRVELYDPHTGRHLGPATMTAQATPEQALSLKQARRREADRLRAQLKKAEKNRNERYAAATRPSPPVPLDTMPEEEALEYLRTLDGFTPAAEALPDLIKLPEPDAALTRPLDPRTTPPSTPPAPPEDQP, from the coding sequence ATGCCACACCCGCCCGACCATCAAGCCCTGCGCGCCGCCGCCATCCACCGCCTCTACACCCTCGAGCAGTCGGAGCGGCTCACCCGCGCCCGGATCGCCGGCGTCGCCGACGCATTCGGCGTCGATCCCCGTACTGTTGACCGCTGGCTCGCCAACGCCCGAGCCAACAACGGCACCTACCAGCCCCCCAGCCGCACCAGCTTCGTCCTCACCCCGCACATGCTCGACGCGGTGACCCGCTGGCGCGGCAACGCCACCGCCGCCTGGAAAGAACTACAAGCTGAAGGCCACCCCGTGCCCTCGCTGGCCACCTTCCACCGCGCCACGAACAAAGCCCTCACCCCCGGCATGCGGGCCGGCCTCCGCGCCGGCGAGAGAGCTCGCCGGCGTTTCGACGTGGCCGGTGAACGTGAACGGCACCACCGCAACTACGCCTGGGAAACCGACCACGTCGAAGCCAGCGTCAAAGTCCGCGTCGAAGGCCACATCCGCAAACCCTGGATCACCTTCTTCGTCGACTGCGCCACCTCGGCCATCTGCGGCCTCGCCATCAGCCCACAACGCCCCAGCCGCGAGGGCGTCCTCGTCGCCATCCGCGACGCCATCCTCATCGACGAACACCAGGGCCCGTTCGGCGGCATCCCCACCTACCTGCGCGTCGACGGCGGCAAAGAGTTCCTGTGCGCCACGGTCACCGAAGCCCTCGGCGTCCTGGGAACCGAGATCATCGCCCTGCCGCCCTTCACCCCCGAAGGCAAAGGCAACGTCGAAGCCGTCAACGGAGCCATCAAGAAGACCCTGTTCGCCGGCATGCCCGGCTACACCCACGCCCCCACCCTCCGCGGCGGCAAACCCGTCGACCCCGACCAGCCACTGCTCCACTTCGAAGTGTTCGTCGACCATGTCCTCACCTGGGTCCACCGCTGGAACCACGAGAACACCCTCAAAAGCCTGGACGGCCGGACTCCCCGCCAGGCCTGGGACGCCGACCCCGCACTCATCGACACCGTCAGGGCCGAAGACCTCCACACCTACACCCTCGAACGCCACGGCAAACCCCTGACCATCAACAACAGCGGCGTCCGGTGGCGCAAGCGCAACTACATCGCAGACTGGATGCACGGCCGCGTCGGCGAGAAAGTCGACCTGCGCTACCTCCCGCACCACGATCACCGCGTCGAGCTCTACGACCCCCACACCGGCCGCCACCTCGGCCCCGCCACCATGACCGCACAGGCCACCCCGGAACAGGCCCTCAGCCTCAAACAAGCCCGGCGCCGCGAAGCCGACCGCCTGCGCGCCCAACTGAAGAAGGCCGAGAAGAACCGCAACGAACGCTACGCAGCCGCAACCCGCCCCTCACCACCCGTCCCGCTGGACACGATGCCCGAAGAAGAAGCCCTCGAGTACCTGCGCACCCTCGACGGCTTCACCCCGGCCGCAGAAGCCCTGCCCGACCTCATCAAACTGCCCGAACCCGACGCCGCACTGACCCGGCCACTCGACCCCCGCACCACACCGCCATCCACCCCGCCCGCACCACCCGAGGACCAGCCGTGA